The following proteins are co-located in the Shouchella hunanensis genome:
- a CDS encoding 3-hydroxyacyl-CoA dehydrogenase NAD-binding domain-containing protein — MSQRTMAVIGTGVIGNGWIARFIANGHRVLAYDPAPEAEANTRRMLDDSWSTLIQYGIDENAAKDNLTFVQTLEDAVAHADLIQENVPEREKLKKQVLASIDHYAKPDAIIASSTSGYMPSVLQEACVKHPERVIVAHPFNPVYLIPLVEIAGGKQTATETINKAQQIYDQLNMKPLVMSGEIDGHIGDRLMEALWREALHIVNDGVATTEEVDKAIVYGPGLRWALMGPFLTLHLAGGNEGMKHMLEQFGPALKLPWTRLIAPELTEDLKKKVIDGTSAQCGEIPIADMEHRRDRFLIKLMDLLEEEGFWPSERVLAYERNIDTVDR, encoded by the coding sequence ATGTCACAACGAACGATGGCTGTTATTGGTACAGGTGTCATTGGTAATGGATGGATTGCTCGGTTTATCGCGAACGGACACCGTGTGCTCGCTTATGACCCAGCTCCAGAAGCCGAAGCAAATACAAGACGAATGCTGGATGATAGTTGGTCAACATTAATCCAGTATGGTATAGATGAAAACGCCGCTAAAGACAACCTAACATTTGTGCAAACTCTAGAAGATGCCGTGGCCCATGCAGATTTGATTCAAGAAAACGTACCAGAACGTGAAAAGTTAAAAAAACAAGTGCTTGCGTCCATTGATCATTATGCGAAGCCGGATGCCATTATTGCTTCCTCTACATCTGGTTACATGCCGTCTGTTTTGCAGGAGGCATGCGTTAAGCATCCTGAAAGGGTTATTGTGGCTCACCCTTTTAATCCTGTTTACCTCATTCCGCTTGTAGAAATTGCCGGAGGAAAACAAACAGCAACGGAAACAATCAATAAAGCACAACAGATATATGATCAATTAAACATGAAGCCGCTTGTCATGTCAGGAGAAATTGATGGACATATCGGTGATCGTTTAATGGAAGCCTTATGGAGAGAGGCGCTGCATATTGTGAACGACGGTGTTGCCACGACAGAAGAAGTTGATAAAGCGATTGTGTATGGTCCTGGTTTACGTTGGGCATTAATGGGACCGTTCCTCACATTGCACCTTGCTGGTGGAAATGAAGGTATGAAACATATGCTAGAACAGTTTGGCCCAGCGCTTAAGTTGCCATGGACTCGTCTGATCGCGCCAGAGCTAACAGAAGATTTAAAGAAAAAAGTCATTGATGGTACATCGGCTCAGTGTGGAGAAATTCCCATTGCAGATATGGAACATCGTCGAGATCGATTTTTAATTAAACTAATGGACTTACTAGAAGAAGAAGGCTTTTGGCCGTCAGAAAGGGTACTTGCTTATGAACGAAACATTGACACTGTGGACAGGTAG
- a CDS encoding 3-keto-5-aminohexanoate cleavage protein, translating to MTTKRIITAALTGAGDTTKKSTHVPITPKEIAASAIESAKAGAAIAHIHVRDPKTGKLSHDVALFRETVQRIREADTDVIINITAGGGGDFVPNLEDPTRGGPGTDIQTPLERHEPVGELLPELCTLDCGSLNFGDQVYLGPESWLREHALLIKASGVKPELEVFDTGHIRLANQLIADGYIEGTPMYQFCLGIPWGADADRETIEYMRGRIVEGATWSAFGIGRKQLPILIEAAKLGGNVRVGLEDNLYLEKGVLGTNEQLVDKAVHALQKENLEPATPDEARNYLGLTKRVN from the coding sequence ATGACAACTAAACGTATTATTACTGCAGCATTAACAGGCGCTGGCGATACAACGAAAAAAAGCACTCATGTTCCGATTACACCGAAAGAAATCGCGGCATCTGCGATTGAATCTGCAAAAGCAGGTGCTGCCATTGCTCATATTCATGTTCGTGACCCTAAAACAGGAAAGCTTAGCCACGATGTTGCTCTTTTCCGCGAAACCGTGCAACGAATAAGAGAGGCTGATACCGATGTCATTATTAATATTACTGCCGGTGGTGGCGGTGATTTTGTCCCTAATTTAGAGGATCCAACTCGCGGAGGGCCAGGCACAGACATTCAAACCCCTCTCGAACGACATGAACCGGTTGGCGAATTACTTCCAGAATTATGTACCTTAGACTGTGGTAGTTTAAACTTTGGTGATCAAGTCTATCTTGGCCCTGAATCTTGGCTACGTGAACATGCCTTACTGATTAAAGCGAGTGGTGTAAAGCCAGAGTTAGAAGTGTTTGATACAGGTCATATTCGTCTAGCCAATCAATTAATCGCAGACGGTTACATTGAAGGAACACCAATGTATCAATTTTGCCTTGGCATTCCTTGGGGGGCAGATGCAGATCGAGAAACAATTGAGTATATGCGCGGTCGAATTGTGGAAGGCGCTACATGGTCTGCTTTCGGAATCGGTCGAAAACAGCTTCCAATTTTAATAGAAGCAGCCAAATTAGGTGGCAATGTTCGAGTCGGTTTAGAAGATAACCTTTATTTAGAAAAAGGTGTACTTGGTACAAATGAACAACTCGTCGATAAAGCCGTTCATGCGCTTCAGAAAGAAAACTTAGAACCTGCAACACCAGATGAAGCTCGAAACTATTTAGGATTAACGAAACGAGTAAACTAA
- a CDS encoding GbsR/MarR family transcriptional regulator: METFGVSSTVGRLLGIIYMNRQAMTLDELAAKTGMSKTRMSQVMRQMISLNIAEKEFVKGSRKEYYNVESDYVQTFISLFTTSWKEVITRNMALERRLRDKLSTIEEDIEQHASADILKKHQMMEKELDDWTNYYNWIDRLVDCFETGEIFQYVPIHPHSKEAKNDDN, encoded by the coding sequence ATGGAAACCTTTGGCGTTTCATCTACCGTTGGTCGATTACTCGGCATTATTTACATGAATCGGCAGGCAATGACGCTTGATGAATTAGCTGCAAAAACAGGGATGAGCAAAACCAGAATGAGTCAAGTGATGCGTCAAATGATCTCATTAAACATTGCTGAAAAGGAATTTGTAAAAGGAAGCCGTAAAGAGTATTACAATGTGGAAAGTGATTATGTACAAACATTTATCTCTCTTTTCACCACTAGTTGGAAAGAAGTTATTACACGAAATATGGCGCTTGAACGGCGCTTGCGGGACAAATTAAGTACGATCGAAGAAGACATAGAACAGCACGCTTCAGCCGATATCCTTAAAAAGCATCAAATGATGGAAAAAGAACTAGATGACTGGACGAATTATTATAATTGGATTGACCGTCTTGTTGACTGTTTTGAAACTGGTGAAATTTTCCAATATGTACCGATTCACCCACACTCCAAGGAGGCGAAAAACGATGACAACTAA
- a CDS encoding betaine/proline/choline family ABC transporter ATP-binding protein (Members of the family are the ATP-binding subunit of ABC transporters for substrates such as betaine, L-proline or other amino acids, choline, carnitine, etc. The substrate specificity is best determined from the substrate-binding subunit, rather than this subunit, as it interacts with the permease subunit and not with substrate directly.): protein MLEFKNVVKKYSDNGKPAVKNMNLKVEKGEFVVFIGPSGCGKTTTMKMINRLQEPSEGKIFLNGKNVLDQDPVNLRRSIGYVIQQIGLIPHMTVGENISLVGSLLKWDKKRQQERAEELIKIVDLPESFLQRYPHELSGGQQQRIGVLRALAVDPPLILMDEPFGALDPITRDALQDEFKKLQKEMDKTIVFVTHDMDEAIKLADKIVIMNQGEIVQVGTPDDILRNPVNQFVEDFIGKDRLLQSRPDVTRVEQIINEHPVTVTEDTTLKDAIQKMRESRVDSVLVVDGSYRLKGYVDIEMIDASFRKKTYVSEAMESDIYSVMKGSLLRDTMRRMLRRGSKYVPVVAEDQTLVGIVTRATLADMVYDTIWGEGSNLDTSPDHTETVL, encoded by the coding sequence GTGTTAGAATTCAAAAACGTTGTTAAGAAATATAGCGATAATGGGAAACCTGCTGTAAAAAACATGAATTTAAAAGTAGAAAAAGGCGAGTTTGTTGTATTTATTGGGCCGAGTGGGTGCGGTAAAACCACGACAATGAAAATGATTAATCGGCTACAAGAGCCATCTGAAGGCAAGATCTTTTTAAATGGAAAGAATGTGCTAGATCAAGATCCGGTAAATCTGCGTCGTTCAATTGGATATGTCATTCAACAGATTGGTCTCATTCCTCATATGACAGTAGGCGAGAATATTTCCCTAGTTGGTTCTCTATTAAAATGGGATAAAAAACGTCAACAAGAGCGAGCAGAAGAGCTAATTAAAATCGTTGACTTGCCAGAAAGCTTTTTGCAGCGCTATCCCCATGAGCTTAGTGGAGGACAGCAGCAGCGAATTGGTGTTTTACGAGCGTTAGCTGTGGATCCTCCGCTCATTTTGATGGACGAGCCATTTGGCGCACTTGATCCTATTACAAGAGATGCACTACAAGATGAATTTAAAAAGCTACAGAAAGAAATGGATAAAACGATCGTTTTTGTTACCCACGATATGGACGAAGCGATTAAGCTCGCTGACAAAATTGTGATAATGAATCAAGGAGAAATTGTTCAAGTTGGAACACCGGACGACATTTTAAGAAATCCAGTGAATCAATTTGTTGAAGACTTTATTGGTAAAGATCGTTTACTACAGAGTCGACCCGATGTAACTAGAGTAGAACAAATTATTAATGAACATCCAGTTACGGTAACAGAAGATACAACACTGAAGGATGCCATTCAAAAAATGCGTGAGTCACGAGTTGATTCGGTATTAGTTGTTGACGGTTCCTACCGTTTAAAAGGCTATGTGGATATTGAGATGATTGACGCGAGCTTTAGAAAGAAAACATACGTATCAGAGGCAATGGAAAGTGACATCTATTCGGTGATGAAAGGTAGCTTACTGCGTGACACGATGCGGAGAATGCTACGCCGCGGGAGCAAATATGTACCGGTAGTAGCAGAAGACCAGACTTTAGTTGGCATTGTTACACGCGCTACACTAGCAGATATGGTCTATGACACGATTTGGGGTGAAGGTTCGAATTTAGACACATCACCAGATCACACTGAAACCGTACTTTAA
- a CDS encoding ABC transporter permease, giving the protein MDAITSTLSSYGWELLEKTGEHLYISFFAILLGVMAAVPAGVLLTRVPKVADRIISFVGILQTIPSLAILAFLMPFLGVGTAPAIVALFIYSVLPILRNTYTGVKEVDSKLVEAGRGMGMNNLELIRKIELPIALPVIMSGIRFATVYLIGWATLAAFIGGGGLGDLIFDGLNLYKPELIILGTVPATILALLASWGLSALEKKLTPKAYREKETA; this is encoded by the coding sequence ATTGACGCAATCACATCCACCCTGTCTTCTTACGGTTGGGAATTACTTGAGAAAACAGGTGAACATCTTTATATTTCATTTTTCGCGATTCTATTAGGCGTTATGGCTGCAGTGCCAGCTGGAGTTTTGTTAACGCGAGTTCCTAAGGTAGCAGATCGAATCATTTCGTTTGTCGGGATTTTACAGACGATTCCTAGTTTGGCTATTTTAGCTTTCCTCATGCCTTTTCTTGGCGTCGGAACAGCACCTGCTATTGTCGCTTTATTTATATACTCTGTTTTGCCAATCTTACGGAATACGTATACTGGCGTGAAAGAGGTTGATTCAAAGCTAGTAGAGGCTGGAAGAGGGATGGGAATGAACAACTTGGAGCTAATACGGAAAATTGAACTTCCAATTGCTCTACCTGTCATTATGTCTGGAATCCGTTTTGCAACAGTTTATTTAATTGGTTGGGCAACGTTAGCGGCCTTTATTGGTGGTGGCGGATTAGGTGATTTAATTTTTGACGGCTTAAACCTTTACAAACCTGAACTTATTATTTTAGGAACGGTTCCTGCAACGATTTTAGCATTGCTTGCCAGCTGGGGACTGTCAGCTTTAGAAAAGAAATTAACACCAAAAGCATATCGAGAAAAAGAAACTGCTTGA
- a CDS encoding osmoprotectant ABC transporter substrate-binding protein: MKKHRISLFLASLLVFSGCSLPGLSGPSENTIRIGTINTVESEIWGHVVSQMIEHYTDLETELITNLGSSIVQHQAMLQEEVDITATRYTGTDIAGALNMPDITDPDEAMEIVQREFQEQFNQTWGDSYGFENSYTISITGDFAEEHGIEHVEDLRPFAAEMNFGVDNSWVNRQGDGYQAFTETHFEFGNVYPMSVGLVYDAAASGNMDAVLAYSSDGRIAAYDLVVLEDDFFPPYDASPVIRNEVIEEHPELMAILDKLANIVTTEDMQEMNYLADVELIGPATIAKDLLEENNYYEDKVVEEEGA, from the coding sequence ATGAAGAAGCATAGAATCTCTCTGTTCCTTGCCTCATTGCTTGTCTTTTCAGGTTGTTCCTTACCAGGATTAAGTGGACCTTCTGAAAATACGATACGCATTGGAACAATAAACACAGTGGAATCAGAAATATGGGGGCATGTTGTCTCACAGATGATTGAGCACTACACCGATTTAGAAACAGAATTGATTACAAACTTAGGATCATCCATTGTGCAACACCAAGCAATGCTACAAGAGGAAGTGGATATTACGGCAACACGCTATACAGGGACAGATATAGCTGGTGCGCTTAACATGCCAGATATTACAGATCCGGATGAAGCAATGGAAATTGTCCAAAGAGAATTCCAGGAACAATTTAACCAAACGTGGGGCGACTCCTATGGTTTTGAAAATAGCTATACTATTTCCATAACTGGTGATTTTGCAGAAGAGCATGGCATTGAGCATGTAGAAGATTTACGACCATTTGCAGCGGAAATGAATTTCGGTGTTGACAACTCATGGGTGAATCGTCAAGGAGATGGCTACCAAGCTTTTACCGAAACTCATTTTGAATTTGGGAATGTGTATCCAATGTCAGTAGGGCTCGTTTATGATGCAGCTGCATCAGGGAACATGGATGCCGTCCTTGCGTATTCTTCTGATGGACGAATTGCGGCTTACGATTTGGTGGTATTAGAAGATGATTTTTTCCCACCGTATGATGCATCCCCTGTTATTCGTAATGAAGTCATAGAGGAACATCCTGAATTAATGGCGATCTTGGACAAGTTAGCAAACATTGTGACAACGGAAGATATGCAGGAAATGAACTATTTAGCTGATGTTGAACTAATAGGCCCTGCAACGATTGCGAAGGATTTATTAGAGGAAAACAATTATTACGAAGACAAAGTGGTTGAAGAGGAGGGGGCGTAA
- a CDS encoding ABC transporter permease, whose translation MAFIDQLVTYISQNGFYIWEEFYRHFLMAAYGVLFAAIVAIPIGILIAKYGRISGWVLSFGSIIQTIPVLGFMAITMVVMGLGTTTVITTVFFYSLLPIIQNTYVGIRGVDKSVIEAAYASGMTKFQLLGKVEFPLAISVIMAGIRTALVIGIGIVAVGTFVGAGGLGAIIVRGTNATDGTAIILAGAIPTAVMAILADIVLGSIERRLNPANRSST comes from the coding sequence ATGGCGTTTATTGATCAATTGGTTACGTATATTTCTCAAAATGGCTTTTATATTTGGGAGGAATTTTATCGTCACTTCTTAATGGCTGCTTATGGCGTTTTGTTTGCTGCGATAGTAGCAATACCAATCGGCATTCTGATTGCGAAGTATGGAAGGATTAGCGGCTGGGTGCTTTCGTTTGGTAGTATTATTCAAACGATACCAGTACTAGGCTTTATGGCTATTACAATGGTGGTCATGGGTCTTGGAACAACGACAGTGATTACAACCGTATTCTTTTATTCGTTGTTACCTATTATCCAAAATACGTATGTCGGGATTAGAGGGGTAGACAAAAGTGTTATTGAAGCCGCTTATGCATCTGGAATGACCAAATTTCAATTACTAGGAAAAGTGGAATTTCCTCTTGCTATCAGTGTCATTATGGCTGGAATTCGAACCGCACTTGTAATTGGCATTGGCATTGTAGCAGTCGGAACATTCGTAGGTGCAGGGGGGCTTGGAGCTATTATTGTTCGTGGAACAAATGCTACTGATGGAACAGCTATTATTCTTGCAGGCGCCATCCCGACAGCTGTAATGGCGATATTGGCCGACATTGTTTTAGGTTCAATTGAGCGACGCTTAAATCCTGCAAATCGATCATCCACATAA
- a CDS encoding IucA/IucC family protein, whose translation MQHSAKRIAENASLQAFLNSYIKETLSGELLPVSINGQSRHKTKLQTEQMLEINLPHQHTSLRIEMLYRSFVGRHSFGIILKGNRETGWHQEEPLSVLILLIQELHLQALHNGNAKRSCFDECLVRMLESYHSMCTYLEERLATDEAIHDPRQTFIDAEQSLLFGHWLHPTPKSRQGMAYWQHAAYAPELKGQFQLYYFYVHHTILQHESMLDKSVWDIVYEETDLQMIDEKWFPFPMHPLQAQFLLEQPHIRKAMETGLIQDKGPCGKWYTATSSLRTVFNEESNWMFKFSIPVKVTNSLRVNKRHELRAGLIVGKVLQRARWKSKTCQFIDDPAYLTVRLPGVKESGFETIVRSNPFQNGGRGVTTIAALVQDPLPGSDSKVATIIKELAQQERSSLRMISEKWFRTYVESAIVPLISLYDELGIALEAHQQNSLLDVQNGYPTMYYYRDNQGYYLAESYRQKLTALVPELQKTEGLFYDDDVIQNRFTYYLMMNQAFAVIHRFGADGLMCEKQLLKVLKEALKHCSRKCSGAGRLFINDLLVKTELAFKANLLTRFHDVDELAEELEQAVYVKVQNPFQAMTSLEVQHAKTI comes from the coding sequence ATGCAGCATTCTGCAAAACGTATCGCTGAAAACGCCTCTTTACAAGCCTTTTTAAACAGTTACATAAAGGAAACGTTAAGTGGTGAGCTTTTGCCGGTTTCAATAAATGGTCAATCGCGGCACAAGACGAAACTACAAACGGAACAGATGCTAGAAATTAATCTTCCGCACCAGCACACTAGTTTACGGATTGAAATGTTGTATCGCTCTTTTGTAGGGCGCCACTCGTTTGGAATAATATTGAAGGGAAATCGCGAAACAGGGTGGCATCAAGAAGAACCACTATCTGTTTTAATCCTTCTTATACAAGAGCTTCATTTACAAGCACTTCATAATGGGAACGCTAAACGGTCTTGTTTTGATGAATGCCTTGTTCGCATGCTTGAAAGTTATCACTCCATGTGTACATATCTAGAAGAACGGCTAGCAACAGATGAAGCTATTCATGATCCAAGGCAAACGTTTATCGATGCGGAGCAGTCACTTTTATTTGGCCACTGGCTCCATCCAACGCCAAAAAGTCGACAAGGGATGGCTTACTGGCAACATGCTGCCTATGCACCTGAATTAAAAGGGCAGTTTCAGCTATATTACTTTTATGTGCATCATACGATTTTGCAACATGAGTCCATGTTAGACAAAAGTGTATGGGACATCGTATATGAAGAAACAGACTTGCAAATGATTGATGAAAAATGGTTTCCTTTTCCGATGCATCCATTACAAGCGCAATTTTTATTAGAACAGCCTCATATTCGAAAAGCGATGGAAACAGGGCTTATTCAAGACAAAGGCCCTTGTGGTAAATGGTATACAGCTACTTCTTCATTGCGAACGGTATTTAATGAAGAAAGTAATTGGATGTTTAAGTTTTCTATACCAGTAAAGGTAACCAACTCCCTTAGAGTGAACAAGCGGCATGAACTACGGGCTGGTCTTATTGTTGGAAAAGTACTACAAAGAGCAAGATGGAAAAGTAAGACATGTCAATTCATTGATGATCCGGCTTACCTTACCGTTCGTCTGCCAGGAGTGAAAGAATCAGGATTTGAAACAATTGTTCGCTCTAATCCTTTTCAAAATGGTGGTAGGGGTGTTACGACGATTGCGGCGCTTGTTCAAGATCCTTTACCGGGAAGTGATTCAAAAGTAGCAACAATTATTAAAGAACTTGCCCAACAGGAGCGATCTTCTCTCCGCATGATAAGTGAGAAATGGTTTCGAACTTATGTGGAAAGTGCTATTGTTCCACTCATTTCGCTTTACGATGAACTTGGAATTGCCCTTGAAGCCCATCAGCAAAATAGTTTACTTGATGTACAAAATGGCTACCCAACAATGTATTATTACCGCGACAATCAAGGCTACTACTTAGCAGAATCATACAGACAAAAGTTAACTGCGCTAGTACCAGAATTGCAAAAAACAGAAGGGTTATTTTATGACGATGATGTTATTCAAAATCGATTTACGTATTACTTAATGATGAATCAAGCCTTTGCTGTTATCCACCGATTTGGCGCAGATGGCTTAATGTGTGAAAAGCAACTTTTAAAGGTGTTAAAAGAGGCATTGAAGCATTGTAGTCGGAAATGTTCTGGTGCTGGACGTTTATTTATTAACGATTTACTTGTAAAAACAGAGCTTGCTTTCAAAGCAAATTTACTTACTCGTTTTCATGATGTGGATGAATTGGCAGAAGAACTAGAACAAGCCGTCTATGTTAAAGTGCAGAATCCGTTTCAAGCAATGACGAGTCTGGAGGTGCAACATGCAAAAACCATCTAA
- a CDS encoding IucA/IucC family protein yields MQKPSNLPSRAEQRVIRQCFEAILYEHLLPYNEIPSQNGWTFFLIRGEKHVYRCLGKRSAFDRIRLHGMPLMSVQAGTQTFPRIEDIVEDAALSVEQSQALYAELSQTVLLSEWNEQNIRMAKSRRLFTYEQLEGAIGEGHPYHPCFKARTGFSLKDHRAYGNEAGADFSLVWLGVKKEDVNTYYPEEEHSFLQKEFGYGTWKKVVVALCQSGGQLYDYRVLPVHPWQWNAIQSNELKEAIETKDVLYLGTFGDRYNASQSIRTVMNKDNPLQAQLKLPLRMINTSSLRTVQPESVAAAPDLSRWLHEVVEQDPFLHKKHDVRLLKEYAGASYEPSRYPWIAGNINVIFRESVQSQLQRGERAIPLNALSLKEKDGSLFVALFLKDFGIEAWVKQFIEVAVVPVVHLCLAHGIAVEAHGQNMILILSDTNWPIGVLLRDFHDSLEYYEPYVKKKEAIPNFHEIHSIFKEGATDDYYWMSSPEALRELVVDTLFVYHLAELSWQLECELDFEEETFWNLVNQSLSRYVQREDKENERIHALHLHKEVMTTESLFRKKWTGEKESRHLIKNAIQLEGIYAYH; encoded by the coding sequence ATGCAAAAACCATCTAATCTACCAAGTAGGGCGGAACAACGTGTCATTCGGCAATGTTTTGAAGCCATTTTGTACGAGCATTTGTTACCTTATAACGAAATACCGTCACAAAACGGCTGGACGTTCTTTTTGATTAGAGGGGAAAAGCATGTTTACCGATGTCTTGGAAAACGTTCCGCCTTTGATCGAATAAGATTACACGGTATGCCGCTTATGTCTGTCCAAGCTGGCACTCAAACATTTCCTAGAATAGAAGATATTGTAGAAGATGCAGCATTATCAGTTGAACAAAGCCAAGCCCTTTATGCAGAATTATCGCAAACAGTCTTATTATCAGAGTGGAATGAGCAAAACATAAGAATGGCTAAATCAAGACGATTGTTTACATATGAACAGTTGGAAGGGGCTATAGGAGAAGGTCATCCTTATCATCCTTGTTTTAAAGCAAGAACAGGATTTTCGCTTAAAGACCACCGAGCGTACGGAAATGAAGCAGGAGCGGATTTTTCACTTGTATGGTTAGGAGTCAAAAAGGAAGACGTGAACACGTATTATCCAGAAGAAGAGCATAGTTTTCTTCAGAAAGAATTCGGCTATGGCACATGGAAGAAAGTTGTAGTGGCCTTGTGTCAGTCAGGGGGGCAGTTATATGACTATCGTGTACTCCCAGTACATCCATGGCAATGGAATGCCATACAAAGCAATGAGTTGAAAGAAGCGATTGAAACAAAAGATGTTCTTTATCTTGGTACTTTTGGTGATCGTTATAATGCATCACAATCAATTCGGACGGTGATGAACAAAGACAACCCGCTTCAAGCACAGTTAAAATTGCCTTTGCGAATGATCAATACTTCTTCATTGCGAACGGTTCAGCCAGAAAGTGTTGCAGCTGCTCCAGATTTATCCCGATGGCTTCATGAAGTGGTGGAACAAGATCCTTTTCTACATAAAAAACATGATGTTCGTTTGTTAAAAGAGTATGCTGGGGCTTCTTATGAGCCGAGTCGCTATCCATGGATAGCGGGGAATATCAATGTGATTTTTCGAGAATCGGTTCAAAGTCAGTTACAGAGAGGTGAGCGCGCTATCCCATTAAATGCACTTTCTCTGAAAGAAAAAGACGGTTCTTTATTTGTAGCTCTTTTCCTTAAGGATTTTGGGATAGAAGCTTGGGTAAAGCAATTTATTGAAGTAGCCGTTGTTCCTGTTGTTCACCTCTGTTTGGCACACGGCATTGCGGTAGAAGCTCATGGGCAAAACATGATTCTGATTCTCTCGGATACGAACTGGCCGATTGGCGTGCTCTTAAGAGACTTTCATGATAGTTTGGAATATTACGAACCTTATGTAAAAAAGAAAGAAGCGATACCTAATTTCCACGAAATCCATTCAATCTTTAAAGAAGGCGCAACTGACGACTATTATTGGATGTCTTCTCCAGAAGCGCTACGGGAACTTGTGGTCGATACATTATTTGTCTATCATCTAGCCGAATTGTCATGGCAGTTGGAGTGTGAGCTTGATTTTGAAGAGGAGACATTTTGGAACCTTGTTAATCAATCATTATCGCGCTATGTGCAGAGAGAAGATAAAGAGAATGAGCGAATCCACGCTCTACATCTTCATAAAGAAGTCATGACAACAGAATCACTTTTTAGAAAGAAGTGGACTGGGGAGAAAGAGAGCAGGCATTTAATTAAAAATGCGATTCAATTGGAGGGTATTTATGCTTATCATTAA